TCAATATTACATTAGAAAAACAttcattagagaaataaaaattaaaactattaaaactatAAGATATAACTTAACACCCATTAGAATTACTATTACTAAACAAAACACATGTTAGCAGAAATGTAGAGAAACTGGAACCTTTGTATGTGTTATGTTGCTGGTGAAACCACTGTGGAGAAAGGTGTGAcagttacaaaattaaaaatgtaaattaccaTCTGAACTCAGAAATTCTACTTTTAGCTATTGTCAAAAATATGAAAGCAGGAACacaaataaatattagtaaattCATGTTTACATTAGCAATATTTACTGTAACCAAAATGTGTAAACAATCCATTAGTTCATAAATAGATGGATAAAATAggtattgtatatattatatatgcataaaattgaATACAATTCAGacttaagaaggaaagaaattcctGCATATGTTACAATATGTATCAACCTTGAAGAcgttatgctaaatgaaataacatgACCACAGGAGGATCAATATCATATGATCCACTTATATGCAAACCTAGAATTGTTGAATTCATAGGGATAGAAAGTAGACATTTGAttgctaggggctggggctggagattTGGGAGTTAGTGTTCAATGTATACTAAGTTTCAATAGGAGAAGatgaaaaattctggaaataattGGTGATGTTTTCACAGCAATGCTAATGTATTTAGTGCCTAGAATTATAGACTTAAAATGGATTTATGGTAAATTTTTATactatgcatattttataataataaaaaatgcatacctaatatggtaaaatatttaatgagaaatTAAACCCAACACTACAAGCAGAAAACACAGAAGTACATTTGTTGACCCATGTGAAATTTAGAGTTACTTGTCAGAGATTCAAGAGAAAATTGTTATAGACAGAAAGCTTAGAGAACACACAAAGGGGCCTTGAAATCCTCTTCACAGAGCTAATTACTAAATTAAACATATTACTTCTAATAGTGCCACGTCTTAAAGAAGGTAgtattttctgtatgttttaagGCTCGGCATTGATGGAAATTATAATCATTTACCTTGAAAATCTATGACCAAATATATGTTCCTCATTAGGGTTTTAATGCAAATTAAGAATGCCTAAATGTTATGAAACATTGCAAGATAAACATTTCATATGAAGTCTTCCAGAGTTTTATTGTCTCCAGACATCTGACACAAATGTTCTTCCTATTAATAGGCCAATGAATATGAGCTTACAAAGGTAATAACACTATAAGAAAATTCATGAAGATtcagatgaaaaattaaataacaaccaGACTAGCAAATGTATGTAGTAACTACCAGATGCATGCAGATTAACAATGTGTTTAATAAACAGATCAAAATCTAACATGTACCAGGAAATTCTAAAGAAGTGAAAGCAATTGCACATATACTAATATCAGATGCAAAAGTTTTACAATTTTGTTAGTATCCTAATAATTTTTGATTATagtaaaaatattgttaaaaactacaagagggactggggttgtggctcagtggtagagtgcttgcctagcatgcatgaggcactgggtttgattctcagcaccacataaaaataaagatatttttaaaaacctgcaaGGATGATGAAAAGGTCCACAATTATGGATGGAGTTTTATATATccacatacaaaagaatgaaattggatcaTTATATGACATAATATACAAAAGCTAACTCAATAGAGCTGTaggggggaggaaagaaaaggggggaCATATGGGATAactttaacaaaatcatgttatatgcatacataaatatatcacagggaatttcacctttatatatacatagaaattaccagtccaaaataaataaataaatgggcataAGGAATAGCAGCAGAGTGGGGGAGGAAGAATAGGGAGATGCAGGAGGGCATTAAAAGGGGGATATGAGGGTTGAAAtcaaatttcatgcatgtatgattttgtcaatgAACTGAACtactgtgtataactataatgttcCAATAAAAAGGCTAACTCACGCTggattaaaaactcaaatataaGAGCTAAAAGTATGAAAATAGTAGAAATCATAGGAGTAAATATTCATCACTGTTGAGtatataataatttcttaaaacgAAATAGTGCAAGTGACAAAACCAAAAGAataaattggatttcatcaaaattaaagcTTTTGTGCTTCAAGGAACTCCATCAAGAAAGCATAAAGATAATCCACAGAAAGGTAAAAATCACTTgcaatacatatattatatggaGATTTatgtaggatatataaaaaagaactctTAATTACTCAATcataaaagacaaataatccaattGAAATGAGGCTAAAGTGGTGTTAAAACAAGATATTGATATTGGTATTACACAATTCTGTATACACTAGAACACAGTGAATTTAttttagtggcagagcacttgcctagcatcttctcatccctggattcaatccccagcacaaaaagaaaacaaaattttaaaaaatgaagagattttgtatgtgaattgtatctcaataatGCTCTTAGctcttataaaaaataacaaatacaatcTAGAACTGTATAAAAAGGATTATACACCCTTATACACCCAATATATATGGATGAATCCCAGGAATAAAAGattaatttaacatttaaaattaattagtgTACTTCATATTAATAGAATGATGTGCAAGAAATttaatggaaacagaaaatataatttgataatattcaatcactttttatattaaaagctGTTTACAACTTAGGAATAGAAGGGAACATTATCAACCcaatatagtgatttttttttctaaaatatcccAACTATAATAATACTTACTAAATAAAGGACTGAATATCACATTTCcctcaaatgtgaaaaaaaaatgcaaggataTCTGCTCTTGCCACTTCTATTATCATTGGACTAGAAGTTTTAGCAAGTACAATGAAGCCAgcaaaagaagtgaaaagaatCCAGATATGAAGGGAAGAATAAATCTGTCTTTATGTGTAGACAGCAAGactatttctaaattattttttttaaagagagagaggggggggggaggtgctgaggatcaaacctgggcccgcatgcatgccaggtgagcacactaccacttgagccacatccccagcccaacagcaAGATTATTCCTAAATAGGAAattccaaaacaataaaaaatccttaaaaacttcaaagaagtcaaaaatgagaaaaaataaaccttgaaagtaaaaaaggaatgaaagtcaAATTAATAGAAtatatcaaataaacaaataagcattctataataaaaattagaaattgtatagttttgttgaataaaatgaattcagcaaagttacaaaatgtaacattaatatactaaaaataattatacttctttttctttttattgatgtatCATAATTATGCATAACAGTAGAATTCATTGCtacatattcatttataaatgtaCTATGACAGTATAATCTGGTCAATTTAATTGTCCAGTACCTCATCTTTCTCTCGCCTGCTCTATACCTCTCAAtcaccttcttctactctactgatacCCTTCCAATTTTAGTGGgatctctcctctttctttcttagttTGCTCTAAATCACACTTCACTTTCTGAgtttcacttatttcacttagtatgatgttctccagttccataaatttaccagcaaatggcataatttcattttttatggctggataaaattcaattttatatatatatatatattccttattcattcattcattcattgacaggcacctagattggtttcaTAATTTGGAAATTATGAATTTCATTGTTATAAACCTGAGTATAtatgcatcactatagtatgctttctttctttagaataaatactgaagagtCATATGGCCTGATcatacagtggttccattcctaggcttttgaggaatcttcaagATGATTTCCGTAATGGGTGTACTAATTTACAGTATCAACAATAATGTAAcaagtgtttctttcttccaaCATATTCTCtagtatttattgttatttttattcctaacAGCTTCCATCCCAACtcaagtaagatgaaatctcaatgtagttttgatttgcatttccctaaagatTCTGAGcatcttttcttatatttgttgaccacatgtacttcttttgagaaatatctgtttaattcatttgcttatttattgattggattatatACCTTTTGGTGTTGttattagttctttatatattctagatattaattctctgtcagaagagtatcTGGAaaaattttctcctgttttatagGTTCTTTCTTTAtgcttgtttcttttgttttgccaaagtgtttttaatttgatgccattaaATTTAGTAATTATTGGCAATATATCCTGAGCTTAAGGAATAGTATTTAAAAAGCCATTGCCTGTGCCATATGTTGGAATGTTGATCCTGTGCTTTCTTCAATAATTTGCAAAGTATGTGGTCAAATTCCTAGAtctttgttccattttgagttgagttgtgTGTAGGatgagagataaggatctagtttaattcttctacttttggatatctagttttcccagcaccattttttgagaGTACTTTCTTTTTGCCAATGTGTGTTTTGGGCatttttgtcaaggatcagatgactatatctgTGTGGGTTCATCTCTGAGTCTTCTATTATGTTCCATCAGTCTATGAGTCTGTTTTCATATCAGAATCATCaagttttgttactatagttatgtaatataatttgaagtttGGTATTGTAATGCCTCTAGTATTGCTGAACTATATCATATTCTTTCAGaagaagaatttcttttaatattgctTGTGAGGCAGACCTACGTTTACTTAAGTTTTGTTTGATAaagttattatttccatttcacttCTGAAGGACACTTTCAGAGTACACAATTCtagctttgtgttttttttctctcaacaATTTCTACCTTTCCCTCTACTTTCTTCTCACactattttctccaaatattctaTAGAATGAACAGAATCATTCAATGTAACTATAAAATATCATTGAGAAAGCAAAACATGCAAAAGAGATTCAAAGGGAGGGACAAAGTTGCAAGGATTATAGTACTTGATTTCAGCAATAATGGCGAATCACTAATACTTGTCATCAAATAGTAGAACTACATATATCATCACATCTCTTAAGAAAACAAACttgcatattatttattctcccAAAGGGAGAATACTTCCATGGCTATCTATCAGTAGGGTCTCTGAGTGTAAAGTGcaacattgatatttttattgagtattttggtAAAAAAGAgtggtttaattttaaaaatagggtgATGTGacaaattgttttttaaacttgttctttttagttatacatgaaaatgatgtattttggcaaattatatatacatagagtataacttattctatttaggattcCACTATTTGGTtttacatgatgcagagttaccttggtcatgtattcaaatacaaaggtaagaaagttatgtccaattaattctactctctttcctattcttcccctcctctctttcctttgtttccctttgtctaatccaatggatttttattattcccctccccaacctcccttattttgggttagcatccataAATTGGATAGAACATTTgcttttggagattggcttatttcacttagcatgaaatctccaattccatccatttactataaaatgccattatttcattgttctttatgactaatattttgttatgtatatataccacattttatctatctattcatcctttgaagaacacctaggtttttttcatagcttggctattgtgagttgagcttctataaacattgatgtggctgcaaaTATGACAAACCTTTACACAAGAAATCCATATTAATTTTCTGGGACTTCTGTTATGGAGTACCACAATCTGGGTGGTTTAAtcaactgaaattattttctcacatttctggaggatTGAATTCCAAGATTAAACTTAGAGgagttttatttttccacttgGGCCTATCTCTTTGGCTTGTAGGTGGCTGTTATTCTGTGTTTGCATATGGTATTTCCACTCTACGTGTTTGTGTCCTAATCTCCCCTTTAATCATTCTGGATTTGGTAGCACTCCAATTATCTTAtttaaccttattttttaaaattcctatctTCAAATTCAATCACATTCACAGATACTAGGTGTTAGGacttcaaaatatctttatttgtaggTGGTGGCACAATTCATCTCATAACAAATTTCATGaatatcgtgtgtgtgtgtgtgtgtgtgtgtgtgtgtgtgtgtgtgtgtataaatgaatatatgagtCATCCATGTTGTGGTGTCAGGCACTTAGATGGGGGTGAATGCAAAAGTATCAGAAAAATTTTTAGTAAAGTAGAAATTAAAGACAATTTCTATATACTTATaatggataaattttaaaaaattccctacAGTAACTATCATACATAAATACaacaaaactgaaagcatttatttaatttcaggAAAGAGGCAAATGTGCCTCTTATCATTATTCCTATTTATCATTGTGctgtaaattaagaaaatgaaaagcataagGAACATAAAGAAggcataaaatttaattaatcatAGATGATAATAATGTACTTTTACATAAAACAATGATGTACAAAcaaatgattataattaatataaatgtaGCAAGATTTCTGGATAAAATTgaatatgaaatgtatttttgtgCAATAGTGAGACTGTCTTCCTgcaattttgaaaatacaatgcatagtaatatgaaaaataatttctaagaagtaaaaaaatgggctggggatgtggctcaagcggtagcacgctcgcctggcatgcgtgcggcccgggttcgatcctcagcaccatataccaacaaagatgttgtgtccgccgagaactaaaaaataaatattaaaaattctctctctctctctctcactctctctctcctctctcactctctcttttaaaaaaaaagaagtaaaaaaattatggaaagaCTTAAAGACAACTTCACCTAATGGGGTGAATCATAAAAGTAATAGTGGTAGAGGCTATTTCTCATCATCCTTATTAGAGAATCATTCCTTGGTCCAAATCCTGAGTCAGTTGTGGATTATGAAACAGCCTTTCCAGAAAATGGACACATTACTAACTTCATACACAATGTTTCTGAAAAGTTACAATTTTAGAAAGTGGGAAAGGTGGATTTGCTATATTTCTGTAGAATACTTAAGTTTATTTCATAAGGATTACTATGGTAATTTATTACTCTTATACCCTCATCACCTTCTTTTTGGGTGGTGACTAGATGTTTTTAGATCATGATTAGTAGTCCATCCTTCATGACATTAAAACAACATTTAATGATCAAAAGCAGAGGTTAAAATAGTGGTTAGCTccaaagaagatttttttaatgaaatgaatttCTTATCCTGTTTTTGGATAATAAATGCTGTATATTActtgagttttacattttaaatccaAATTAAATATTGACTCTTTAAGATCTAGGGCAAATAGTATTCAATTCTGGGTAAATGCTAACGTTTTTGAGCTATAAATAACCTGTGATTATATTTTCAcagtataaatatattcaataccTTTCTAgtctttctataaaataaatattccatttcaATAATAAATAAGCAATATTCATCTATTCAAATAAtagggtttctttcttttatttgcatattatatttgatattgttacttttatcctttttacatttctaagaagatatacatttgaacAAGTTTGTACAAGTATAATTATAGTttgctgcaaaataaaaatttgcagtGACATATGTTCTGTGATAATCAGGAGTATACAATTATGTTAGAAGACTTCACTACTAATGTTTGAACTCACAGAATTGGTGACCAGTTACAAATGTTATCTCACCCTATTCATTCACTCTACCAAATCTctatttaaaaagcttttaagaaaaaaaatatgaagaaatttcaataaaaagataattcataACGAAATACTAATTTCCTCACAAAGTACAGTTGCTTTGTAGATATGAGGTCAAAGGATAATTGATGCTTGACAAAAGAATAATTTCTGTTACAATTTTAAGGAACATTactaattataacaaaaagaaaatactataatttcaCTAACCCACTATCCCATGCCTGAACATGTGAAGATTGAAAATGTCAGATGAGGCCAAATATTGTTTTACTACTTAATCTATCTTCTTTACTATGGGTCAACTTTTTAGATTGAGGGGAAAATATACTTATTCTGGATGCATTTggattgagatttttaaaatagttacatgtttaggttttataatgaatttttagAGTTTGGATCTTATAAAATTACCTTGAAAAGTACTTGGCCTTTGTGTACCATTTTCACAGGACAGCTATGCTCATCTTCAGTGAAATTTGACATGTTTTCATTCCCAAAGAGTTGGAGAAGCTGAGATAGAGACCCATTTGACATTTGACATTTTCAAGCCTACACACTTGGCTAGCTAGGAGGCTAATTCTTTTAAGAGTAATCATCTTAtataacatgtttattttttgttgtcatttcaGTGGATAATCCAAaactctatgaaaaaaataattaaatatttacttgtaatttattttcacCCTTGGAAGAGATCAAAGAAATGTTTAGATGTTAATTTCTGAATCTCAAAGACAtcaaaagttctttttaaataaaaagctaaatatattaagaaatataaaatacacttgTGTTTCAGTTATTAAAACAATATAGCATCTTAAGTCTACAATGAGAGCAGgttaaatttctgtttttgtttattttaattactttgttGTTTATCCATTATTCCATAAACCCCATCGGTAACCTTCAATTGGTGGAAGTCATTGCATTATTTGTATATACAGTTTactaaaatgaacattattttccCTAAAGCTTAAAATGCTTCTTCTTTTAGgttgtataaatatacattttattttgtgttagtTCCTGTAGGAAATGTACTTACAATGCTTCTATCTCTGTCCTTTAAATTTAATTCACATACAAGGACAGTTTGACCTTCATTCAAACCTTTGTATGATTCTTCAGAGCTTTCTAATTATGTAGCTTTTATCAATCCATTGTTTTCCCCATGGATCTTATACACTCTATGCATCTCAGCTCCAAACTCTCTACTTAAGTTATCAAGACTATAGGGCTCTAAAATGACTTCCCTTCTCTAATATGGGGCCTGTAGACTCATTTATGGTAGTAAGTTTAGACAGTCATAAAACTAGTATTATTTGTTTCTGCTTAAATAGGGATTCCTATAATTGCCTAAAaccttatttttcatatatattgtcatttttataGTGGTTTTCCAGGGAGATAATGATATGCATTATCCCAGTTATTTCATTAGGGGCTGAATAATAAAGCTATTATTTCGATGATCATATCCCTTTCCCATATGACCAGACCATTAGACATGGTTATTATCACATTGATGTTGTTATGTCTCTCAGTTcatgataaatttaaattttcatatcttATACTTCCTTTTTTAGTGTGTGGTGTCTGAGTTATATTCCTTCCCAAAGTAGATTGAGAAGcaattcctgtgtgtgtgtgtgtgtgtgtgtgtgtgtatgtatatataaaatatattttcacatgtataTCAATATAAGTGAAAATGtgtattattaataaatgaatatatatcatgaatatatatttaaaaatttaagtgtaaaacaggtattatcttttttttttcttttttgctgtggTTAATGAAAATATCCAGCAAAGCCCAAACAGGCAAGGTTGTTCCACAGGACAAGCAGCCTCAGTTTTTTTCTACAGCTAGACCCCTGCTTTGGGATCTCCATCTGATCAAAGCGGTGTGTAGGCACAGTTCACCTGTTCTGCTTCACTCCTCCCCAAGCAGGGAGTTCTGGCAGCTCAGAGGCCCCACCCCCCATGCTGCCTGAGGACAACGGTTGCCTTGGTGACATTGTTTGGCTCCAGGCGACCATCCTTGAAACTGCCTCAGCAGGCCCTGGGCCACCAGAAGGGAGGTAACATTCATGGGTTGAGAACGGGGTGTTCTGGTGGATCGAGGACAGCCTGCTGGCTTCACCTGGGTGACAAGTTGAGAAGTCCAGCATCCCGCGGCTGTAAGACTTCCAGAGGTACGTGTGGAGTCATCTCACCAAGCAGCCAAGGTGTTCGTCCTTCAGGTTGGTGAAGACCAGGCGCAGACATGTCTAATCCACAGACATTGGACATCCCTGCAGTGGTTTTTGACAACGGCTCGGGACTCTGCAAGGTAGGCCTGTCTGGGGAGATTGGACCCCGTCAAGTCATCAACTCTGTCGTGGGGCATCCCAAATTCAACATCCCTTCCGCCAGGGCCAATCGCAAGAAGTACTTCGTGGGGGAAGAAGCCCAGTACAGGTATGATGCCTTATATCTGCACTACCCGATTGAGCGTGGACTGGTGACCAGGTGGGATGACATGGAGAAACTCTGGAAGCATCTTTTCGAGTGGGACCTGGGGGTGAAACCCAGCGAACAGCCCATCCTGCTGACAGAGCCTTCCCTGAACCCGAGAGAGACGCGCGAGAAGACTGCGGAGATCCTGTTTGAGAAATTCAGTGTGCCTGCGCTCTACCTGCTCAACCACGCGGCGGGAGCACTGTATGCTTCGGCCTGCGTGACCGGCCTGGTGGTGGACAGTGGCGATGGGATCACTTGCACTGTCCCCGTCTTTGAGGGCTACTCCCTCCCGCACGCAGTCACCAAGCTCTATGTGGCAGGGAGAGACATCACAGAGCACCTCACACGGCTCCTCCTAGCCCGAGGCTGTACCTTCCCTTGCATCCTCAACAAGGCCGTGGTGGATGACATCAAAGAGAAGTCCTGCTACATCTCCCTGGAGCCCGAGATAGAGCCATCCAAGAGGCGGCAGGAGGTCCTCACAGAATTCAAACTGCCCGATGGCAATGTCATCCACATGGGGGACCATCTATACCAGGTACCTGAGGTCCTCTTCGCGCCCGACCAGCTGGGCATCCATGACCCCGGGCTCTCCAAAATGGTCTGCAGCACTATCTCCAAGTGCGACGCTGACATCCAGAGCAACCTTTTTGCAGACATCGTGCTGTCTGGAGGCACCACGCTCTTCCCCGGGCTGGAGGAAAGGCTCATGAAAGAACTGGAAGAGATGGCTTTCAGGGGGACCCCCATCAAGATCACTGCTTCTCCTGACAGATGTTTCTCTGCGTGGATTGGTGCATCCATCATGACTTCTATGAGCACTTTCAAGCAGATGTGGGTCACTTCTGAGGACTTTAAGGAATTTGGCAAATTCGTGGTTCAGAGGAAATGCTTTTGAAGAACATTGCACGCTGCAAACACCTCAAAATGCCGGTACCAGCTGCAGTACCAGCTGGTGGTGACATGGTCCCTTGGCCTTCAGTACAATATTCAATAAACCACTTTCCCTGTAGCAGTTTCAGTTTATTCTCTGTAGCTCCAGGGTACTTGCCCATTCCACTGGTCAATGTTTATGTGGTTCTCACCCACCCACCCCGCTTTTTTGTCCTATGGATCTTTTGAGTTGCTTTCTCCAGAGAAAACCTTGGGGTTTGTGTTTGGGCTTTGGCCAGTTTCGGGGGTTCTTGTCAAATGTGCCTGACCCTCATGCCTAGAAGCTGGGTTGATGAGGGTCCCTACAATCTTTCCTACAATTGGTGTCACCGGTGCTTCTGAGAGAACCAGTGCACAGGAGACAGACTTGCCAAAGAAAGTGGGGAGAGCCAGGAATCAGGTCAAAGCAGAAACGCTACCCTGTTTTTAGGGTGAACAAACCACTTCATTGGATTGGCATTGAGTTAGGACAACAGTGCTCTTGATAAAAGGAGATCACGCAGATAAGAAGATGAGAAAGAGTGCTGGGCACTGAGGTTATTATTTCTTTAGGGCTCTCT
This window of the Urocitellus parryii isolate mUroPar1 chromosome X, mUroPar1.hap1, whole genome shotgun sequence genome carries:
- the Actrt1 gene encoding actin-related protein T1, with amino-acid sequence MSNPQTLDIPAVVFDNGSGLCKVGLSGEIGPRQVINSVVGHPKFNIPSARANRKKYFVGEEAQYRYDALYLHYPIERGLVTRWDDMEKLWKHLFEWDLGVKPSEQPILLTEPSLNPRETREKTAEILFEKFSVPALYLLNHAAGALYASACVTGLVVDSGDGITCTVPVFEGYSLPHAVTKLYVAGRDITEHLTRLLLARGCTFPCILNKAVVDDIKEKSCYISLEPEIEPSKRRQEVLTEFKLPDGNVIHMGDHLYQVPEVLFAPDQLGIHDPGLSKMVCSTISKCDADIQSNLFADIVLSGGTTLFPGLEERLMKELEEMAFRGTPIKITASPDRCFSAWIGASIMTSMSTFKQMWVTSEDFKEFGKFVVQRKCF